In the genome of Francisella salimarina, one region contains:
- the pepN gene encoding aminopeptidase N has translation MNQPEIKYLKDYKPSNYLINETHLKFELDESKTRVTANLHIVANPANRENNTLVLDGNNLKLLSIKMDNKELSNTDFIVNENQLIIDDAPEKFVLETVVEINPEANTSLEGLYKSGGVFCTQCEATGFRKITYYLDRPDVMSSYTVKIIADKQKYPVILSNGDKVESGDISDTQHFAVWKDPFKKPCYLFALVAGDLASIRDTYVTKSNRKVSLEIYAFKQDVDKCHYAMQAVKDSMKWDEDRFSLEYDLDTFMIVAVPDFNAGAMENKGLNIFNTKYIMASDKTATDKDFELVQSVVGHEYFHNWTGDRVTCRDWFQLSLKEGLTVFRDQEFTSDLNSRDVKRIDDVRIIRSAQFAEDASPMSHPIRPESYIEMNNFYTVTVYHKGAEIIRMIHTLLGEEGFQKGMKLYFERHDGQAVTCDDFVNAMADANNRDFSLFKRWYAQSGTPSIKVTENYDAENQIYSLTLEQTTPPTADQKEKQALHIPVSMGLITPEGENIAEQVIELTEQKQTYTFENITAKPVASLFRDFSAPVKVEHERAESELLHIVKYDNNAFNRWDSLQQLATKMILNNADVDTDFLNAFKSILHDKDLDKALISDALMIPTESTIAEAMPTIMVDDIVNSRKKVINQLADKLKDDWLEVYQQCNDNKPYSLSAEQIAKRKLKGICLSYLMNASEVSQGTKLAQQLFDNADNMTDQQTAFSVLLKSNDKQVRDNAIKEFYNRWKHEDLVVNKWLLSQAQISHESALDIVKSLVNHPAYNAKNPNKVYSLVGGFGANFSQYHRKDGLGYAFMADTVLELDKFNHQVAARMARNLMSWKRYDSDRQTMMKQALEKIKASNPSKNVFEIVSKSLEM, from the coding sequence ATGAATCAACCAGAAATTAAATATTTAAAAGACTACAAGCCAAGTAATTATCTTATAAATGAAACACATCTAAAATTTGAACTTGATGAGTCAAAAACTAGAGTGACAGCAAATTTACATATAGTAGCTAATCCAGCAAATCGTGAAAATAACACACTGGTTTTAGATGGTAATAATCTAAAACTATTATCTATAAAAATGGATAATAAAGAGCTATCAAATACAGATTTTATAGTTAATGAAAACCAATTAATCATAGATGATGCTCCAGAAAAGTTTGTATTAGAAACAGTGGTAGAGATTAATCCTGAGGCTAATACATCTCTAGAAGGCTTATACAAGTCTGGAGGGGTGTTTTGTACTCAATGTGAGGCAACTGGATTTAGAAAAATTACTTACTATCTAGATAGACCAGATGTGATGTCTTCTTATACAGTCAAAATAATAGCAGACAAGCAAAAATATCCAGTAATTTTATCAAATGGCGATAAAGTTGAGTCTGGAGATATTTCAGATACTCAGCATTTTGCAGTATGGAAAGACCCTTTTAAGAAGCCTTGCTATTTATTTGCCCTAGTTGCTGGAGATTTAGCAAGTATTAGAGATACTTATGTTACAAAGTCTAACCGAAAAGTGAGCTTAGAAATATACGCTTTTAAACAAGATGTTGATAAATGTCACTATGCAATGCAAGCTGTCAAAGATTCAATGAAATGGGATGAGGATAGGTTTAGCTTAGAGTATGACTTAGATACTTTTATGATTGTAGCCGTGCCTGATTTTAATGCTGGTGCAATGGAGAATAAAGGATTAAACATCTTTAATACCAAATATATTATGGCTAGTGATAAGACTGCTACAGATAAAGATTTTGAGTTGGTACAAAGTGTAGTGGGACATGAATATTTTCATAATTGGACAGGCGATAGAGTTACTTGTAGAGACTGGTTCCAGCTTAGCTTAAAAGAAGGCTTGACTGTATTTAGAGACCAAGAGTTTACTTCTGATTTAAACTCTAGAGATGTTAAAAGAATTGATGATGTACGTATTATTAGAAGTGCTCAATTTGCTGAAGATGCTAGTCCGATGTCTCACCCTATCCGCCCAGAGTCTTACATTGAGATGAATAATTTCTATACTGTAACGGTGTATCATAAAGGTGCTGAGATAATTCGTATGATTCATACCTTACTAGGCGAAGAAGGCTTCCAAAAAGGTATGAAACTATACTTTGAAAGACATGATGGACAAGCTGTTACTTGTGATGATTTTGTAAATGCTATGGCAGATGCTAATAATCGTGATTTTAGTTTGTTTAAGAGATGGTATGCTCAATCAGGTACGCCAAGTATTAAAGTTACAGAAAACTACGATGCAGAAAATCAAATTTATAGTCTAACATTAGAGCAAACTACTCCGCCAACAGCAGATCAAAAAGAAAAACAAGCTCTTCATATACCAGTTAGTATGGGCCTTATCACTCCAGAAGGTGAAAATATCGCCGAGCAAGTTATTGAGCTAACAGAGCAAAAGCAAACCTATACTTTTGAAAATATTACTGCAAAGCCAGTAGCTTCTTTATTTAGAGATTTTTCGGCACCTGTTAAGGTTGAGCATGAACGTGCTGAATCAGAGCTATTACATATCGTTAAGTATGATAATAATGCTTTTAATCGTTGGGACTCTTTACAGCAATTAGCTACTAAAATGATATTAAACAACGCCGATGTAGATACAGATTTTTTAAATGCTTTTAAATCAATTTTACATGATAAAGATTTAGATAAAGCCTTAATTAGTGATGCTCTAATGATACCAACAGAGTCTACAATTGCTGAAGCAATGCCGACAATTATGGTTGATGATATTGTCAACTCTCGCAAAAAAGTCATAAATCAGCTAGCAGATAAATTAAAAGATGATTGGTTAGAGGTATATCAACAATGTAATGATAATAAGCCGTATAGCTTATCAGCTGAGCAAATTGCTAAAAGAAAGCTAAAAGGTATCTGCTTGAGTTATCTGATGAATGCTAGTGAGGTAAGTCAGGGTACAAAGCTAGCACAACAACTATTTGATAATGCTGATAATATGACAGATCAACAAACTGCATTTTCAGTATTGCTAAAGTCTAATGATAAACAAGTTCGTGATAATGCTATCAAAGAGTTTTATAACCGCTGGAAACATGAGGACCTAGTAGTAAATAAATGGCTACTATCCCAAGCTCAAATATCTCATGAGTCAGCTTTAGATATAGTCAAAAGCTTAGTTAATCATCCTGCATATAATGCGAAAAACCCTAATAAAGTTTATTCGCTAGTAGGTGGTTTTGGTGCTAATTTCTCACAATATCATCGCAAAGATGGTTTAGGATATGCATTTATGGCTGATACTGTGCTAGAGCTTGATAAATTTAATCATCAAGTTGCAGCTAGAATGGCTCGTAATCTTATGAGCTGGAAACGCTATGACTCTGATAGACAAACTATGATGAAACAGGCTCTTGAGAAAATCAAAGCTTCAAATCCTAGTAAAAATGTCTTTGAAATCGTTAGTAAGAGTTTGGAGATGTAG